The Megalops cyprinoides isolate fMegCyp1 chromosome 12, fMegCyp1.pri, whole genome shotgun sequence genome contains a region encoding:
- the LOC118787148 gene encoding ubiquitin-like protein FUBI: MQLFLRAQNTHTLEVTGQETVQDIKVHIQALEGVSVEDQVLLLNGTPLENSHSLLNCGVSEHCTLDLVARMLGGKVHGSLARAGKVRGQTPKVDKQEKKKKKTGRAKRRIQYNRRFVNVVPTFGKKKGPNANS, from the exons atgcagttgtttttgcGCGCGCAGAATACTCATACCCTGGAGGTGACGGGACAGGAGACTGTCCAAGACATCAAG GTTCACATCCAGGCCCTGGAAGGGGTGTCAGTGGAGGACCAGGTGCTGTTGCTGAATGGCACCCCTTTGGAGAACAGTCACTCTCTGCTGAATTGTGGGGTCTCTGAGCACTGCACTCTGGATTTAGTGGCCCGGATGCTGGGAG GTAAAGTCCACGGCTCCTTGGCTCGTGCTGGCAAAGTAAGAGGACAGACACCAAAG gTTGACAaacaggagaagaagaagaagaagactgGCCGTGCCAAGCGTCGCATCCAGTACAACCGGCGCTTTGTCAACGTGGTGCCCACGTTTGGCAAGAAGAAGGGCCCCAATGCCAACTCCTAA